In the genome of Halobacterium noricense, one region contains:
- a CDS encoding aldo/keto reductase: MSQNEQRRAPLANEMPMLGLGTWQNDDSEQCAESVRTALEAGYRHIDTAQAYGNEEAIGRGIAEADVPREDVFLATKVWIDNLGHDDVIETTEESLDKLGVDAVDLLYVHWPSREYDAEETLSAFQQLREDGLTDRIGVSNFEPRHLDEARDVLGEDPFANQVELHPLLPQEELREYAEGRDLEIVGYSPLARGDVFDVPEIQDVAEKHGVSEAQVSLAWVREKGVTAIPKATSESHIVDNFGSLAVDFDDEDVAKIDGIEARERQVDPGFAPWN, from the coding sequence ATGTCTCAGAACGAGCAGCGACGCGCACCGCTGGCGAACGAGATGCCGATGCTCGGGCTCGGCACGTGGCAGAACGACGATTCAGAACAGTGCGCCGAGAGCGTCCGTACTGCCCTCGAAGCCGGCTACCGGCACATCGACACCGCGCAGGCGTACGGCAACGAGGAAGCCATCGGGCGCGGCATCGCGGAGGCCGACGTCCCCCGCGAGGACGTCTTCCTCGCGACGAAAGTCTGGATCGACAACCTCGGCCACGACGACGTCATCGAGACGACCGAGGAAAGCCTGGACAAGCTCGGCGTGGACGCCGTGGACCTCCTGTACGTCCACTGGCCGTCCCGCGAGTACGACGCCGAGGAGACGCTGTCGGCGTTCCAGCAGCTCCGTGAGGACGGACTCACCGACCGCATCGGCGTGAGCAACTTCGAACCCCGGCACCTCGACGAGGCCCGCGACGTGCTCGGGGAGGACCCGTTCGCGAATCAGGTCGAACTCCACCCGCTGCTCCCGCAGGAGGAACTCCGGGAGTACGCCGAGGGTCGCGACCTCGAAATCGTGGGGTACTCGCCGCTCGCGCGCGGCGACGTCTTCGACGTCCCCGAGATTCAGGACGTCGCGGAGAAACACGGCGTCAGCGAAGCGCAGGTCAGCCTCGCGTGGGTTCGCGAGAAGGGCGTCACCGCCATCCCGAAGGCCACCAGCGAGTCCCACATCGTGGACAACTTCGGGAGCCTCGCGGTCGACTTCGACGACGAGGATGTCGCGAAAATCGACGGCATCGAGGCGCGCGAGCGGCAGGTCGACCCCGGGTTCGCGCCGTGGAACTGA
- a CDS encoding digeranylgeranylglycerophospholipid reductase: protein MSEHYDVVVAGAGPAGAQCARDLAQRDYDVLVLEAEPEDGFPRQSNKSTAGTFASMTGAFGIPDDIVMQYTDEVVLESPNEYFVQTQPGAVLEFAEFKQWLVAEGREHGAEYRFDARVNNPIMEDGDIVGVQYAGDEEVYAEIVVDATGPAAPLAKKLGVCDLQRQHQAVGIEWEMEGVDVDHPDFADLSNAMMLRLDHDVVPGGYSWIFHTGEDTAKVGLCYIQHERYQQYGDTTRSIDEHLEAWLDEDPRFENAERIADKQQHRGSAHIQMPDGFSTDNFMAIGDTVPTIDPLWGEGIHKGMESARAAAITADRCLMGTETDTSADAMSIYDDLWRSRVAPDMRRRLAMTQLLYLTPNERYDRLMDDLNAMDVETLGEANEGGLRGISKLVHLDDLPLLAQFAKQRLAER from the coding sequence ATGTCTGAGCACTACGACGTCGTCGTCGCCGGCGCTGGTCCGGCAGGAGCACAGTGCGCGCGAGACCTCGCCCAGCGGGACTACGACGTCCTCGTGCTGGAAGCCGAACCCGAGGACGGGTTCCCGCGCCAGTCGAACAAGTCCACGGCGGGCACGTTCGCGTCGATGACGGGCGCGTTCGGAATTCCCGACGACATCGTGATGCAGTACACCGACGAGGTCGTCCTCGAATCCCCGAACGAGTACTTCGTGCAGACCCAGCCCGGCGCAGTGCTGGAGTTCGCGGAGTTCAAGCAGTGGCTCGTCGCGGAGGGCCGCGAGCACGGCGCGGAGTACCGCTTCGACGCGCGCGTGAACAACCCCATCATGGAGGATGGGGACATCGTCGGCGTACAGTACGCCGGCGACGAGGAGGTCTACGCCGAGATTGTCGTCGACGCGACGGGGCCGGCAGCGCCGCTCGCGAAGAAGCTCGGCGTCTGCGACCTCCAGCGCCAACACCAGGCGGTCGGCATCGAGTGGGAGATGGAGGGCGTCGACGTCGACCACCCCGACTTCGCGGACCTGTCGAACGCGATGATGCTGCGTCTCGACCACGACGTCGTCCCCGGCGGCTACTCGTGGATTTTCCACACGGGCGAGGACACGGCGAAGGTCGGGCTCTGTTACATCCAGCACGAGCGCTACCAGCAGTACGGCGACACGACGCGGAGCATCGACGAACACCTCGAAGCGTGGCTGGACGAGGACCCGCGCTTCGAGAACGCCGAACGCATCGCGGACAAACAACAGCACCGCGGCTCCGCGCACATTCAGATGCCCGACGGCTTCAGTACGGACAACTTCATGGCCATCGGCGACACCGTCCCCACCATCGACCCGCTGTGGGGGGAGGGCATCCACAAGGGCATGGAGTCCGCGCGCGCCGCCGCCATCACCGCCGACCGCTGTCTGATGGGGACGGAGACGGACACGTCCGCGGACGCGATGTCGATTTACGACGACCTCTGGCGGAGCCGGGTCGCCCCCGACATGCGCCGCCGGCTCGCGATGACCCAACTCCTCTACCTCACGCCGAACGAGCGCTACGACCGGCTCATGGACGACCTCAACGCGATGGACGTGGAGACGCTCGGCGAAGCAAACGAGGGCGGGCTGCGCGGCATCTCGAAGCTCGTCCACCTCGACGACCTGCCGCTGCTCGCGCAGTTCGCGAAACAGCGCCTCGCCGAGCGGTAG
- a CDS encoding 2-oxoacid:ferredoxin oxidoreductase subunit beta: MSSENVRFTDFKSDKQPTWCPGCGDFGTMNGMMKALAETGNTPDDTFVVAGIGCSGKIGTYMRSYALHGVHGRALPVGTGAKLANPDLEVMVAGGDGDGYSIGVGHFIHAVRRNVDITYVVMDNRIYGLTKGQASPTSRPDFETSTTPEGPKQPPVNPLALAMSAGGSFIAQSFSSDALRHTEIVKEAIEHDGFSLVNTFSPCVTFNDVDTYDYFRDSLVDLSEEDDYDRHDYDQAKDAILDADKEYMGVLYQDENSTPYHEAHGVHENMAELPDGAPDGATDLVREFY; the protein is encoded by the coding sequence ATGAGCTCAGAGAACGTCCGATTCACCGACTTCAAGTCCGACAAACAGCCGACGTGGTGCCCGGGTTGCGGCGACTTCGGCACCATGAACGGCATGATGAAAGCGCTCGCGGAGACCGGCAACACGCCCGACGACACGTTCGTCGTCGCGGGCATCGGCTGCTCCGGCAAAATCGGGACGTACATGCGCTCGTACGCGCTCCACGGCGTCCACGGCCGCGCGCTCCCGGTCGGCACCGGCGCGAAGCTCGCCAACCCCGACCTCGAAGTGATGGTCGCGGGCGGCGACGGCGACGGCTACTCCATCGGCGTCGGCCACTTCATCCACGCCGTCCGCCGGAACGTCGACATCACGTACGTCGTGATGGACAACCGCATCTACGGCCTCACCAAGGGCCAGGCGTCCCCGACCAGCCGGCCCGACTTCGAGACCTCCACCACCCCGGAAGGCCCGAAGCAGCCGCCGGTCAACCCGCTCGCACTCGCGATGTCCGCCGGCGGGTCGTTCATCGCGCAGAGCTTCTCCTCCGACGCGCTGCGCCACACGGAAATCGTCAAGGAAGCCATCGAACACGACGGATTCAGCCTCGTCAACACGTTCAGCCCGTGCGTCACGTTCAACGACGTCGACACCTACGACTACTTCCGCGACAGTCTGGTGGACCTCTCCGAGGAAGACGACTACGACCGCCACGACTACGACCAAGCCAAGGACGCCATCCTCGACGCCGACAAGGAGTACATGGGCGTCCTCTACCAGGACGAGAACTCCACGCCGTACCACGAAGCCCACGGCGTCCACGAGAACATGGCCGAGCTTCCCGACGGCGCACCCGACGGCGCGACCGACCTCGTTCGGGAGTTCTATTAG
- a CDS encoding 2-oxoacid:acceptor oxidoreductase subunit alpha, translating to MHDDLNWAIGGEAGDGIASTGKIFAQALSRAGRHVFTSKDFASRIRGGYTAYKIRTSVDEVQSVVDRLDVLIALTERTVDENLDELHEESVIIFDGDRTEFSDFEAPDDTVGLDIPLKSLAEDAGGAIMRNIVALGAVCAVTDFPIENLDESLEKRFGNKGESIVENNKQAARLGYEYVNDEYADVENPYELETTDNDYVLLNGDEAIGMGAIAAGCRFYAGYPITPATDVMEYLTGRIEQFGGHVVQAEDELSAINMALGAARAGARAMTATSGPGIDLMSETFGLVATSETPLVITNVMRSGPSTGMPTKQEQGDLNMMLYGGHGEVPRFVLAPTSVAECFHKTVEAFNLAEKYQLPVYLTADLSMAVTERTYEPDEFDMDEVEIDRGKLVDENEISAWQNEKDQFKAHAVTADGISPRAVPGTEGGVHMSTGLEHDELGRRTEDTDVRVEQVDKRNRKVETAEERENFDYREFGDADADSLVISWGSNEGTIVEALDYLDDLDVRVLSVPYIFPRPDLTDDVQAADDVVVIEANATGQFANVVEHDTLERVDRINKYDGVDFKADELADEIKQTLEA from the coding sequence ATGCACGACGACCTGAACTGGGCCATCGGCGGCGAAGCCGGCGATGGAATCGCGTCCACCGGGAAAATTTTCGCGCAGGCGCTGTCCCGCGCGGGTCGCCACGTCTTCACCTCGAAGGACTTCGCGTCCCGAATCCGCGGCGGATACACCGCCTACAAGATTCGAACGTCCGTCGACGAGGTGCAGAGTGTCGTCGACCGACTCGACGTGCTCATCGCGCTCACCGAGCGCACCGTCGACGAGAACCTCGACGAACTCCACGAGGAGTCGGTCATCATCTTCGACGGTGACCGCACGGAGTTCTCGGATTTCGAGGCCCCCGACGACACCGTCGGCCTCGACATCCCCCTGAAGTCGCTGGCCGAGGACGCCGGCGGCGCCATCATGCGCAACATCGTCGCGCTCGGCGCCGTCTGCGCGGTCACCGACTTCCCCATCGAGAACCTCGACGAGTCCCTGGAGAAGCGCTTCGGGAACAAAGGCGAGAGCATCGTCGAGAACAACAAACAGGCCGCCCGGCTCGGCTACGAGTACGTCAACGACGAGTACGCCGACGTCGAGAACCCCTACGAGCTGGAGACCACCGACAACGACTACGTCCTGCTGAACGGCGACGAAGCCATCGGCATGGGCGCTATCGCCGCCGGCTGCCGGTTCTACGCCGGCTACCCCATCACGCCCGCGACGGACGTCATGGAGTACCTCACCGGCCGCATCGAACAGTTCGGCGGCCACGTCGTCCAGGCCGAGGACGAACTCTCCGCCATCAACATGGCGCTCGGCGCAGCCCGCGCCGGCGCTCGCGCGATGACCGCGACCTCCGGCCCCGGCATCGACCTGATGAGCGAGACGTTCGGCCTCGTCGCCACCAGCGAGACGCCGCTGGTCATCACGAACGTCATGCGCTCGGGCCCCTCCACGGGGATGCCCACGAAGCAGGAACAGGGCGACCTCAACATGATGCTGTACGGCGGCCACGGCGAAGTCCCGCGGTTCGTCCTCGCGCCCACGTCGGTCGCGGAGTGCTTCCACAAGACCGTCGAGGCGTTCAACCTCGCCGAGAAGTACCAGCTCCCCGTCTACCTCACGGCCGACCTCTCGATGGCCGTCACCGAGCGCACCTACGAGCCCGACGAGTTCGACATGGACGAGGTCGAAATCGACCGTGGGAAGCTCGTCGACGAGAACGAAATCTCCGCGTGGCAGAACGAGAAAGACCAGTTCAAGGCCCACGCCGTCACCGCCGACGGCATCAGCCCGCGCGCCGTCCCCGGCACCGAGGGCGGCGTCCACATGTCCACCGGCCTCGAGCACGACGAACTCGGCCGCCGGACCGAGGACACGGACGTGCGCGTCGAACAGGTCGACAAGCGCAACCGCAAAGTCGAGACCGCCGAGGAACGCGAGAACTTCGACTACCGCGAGTTCGGCGACGCCGACGCGGACAGCCTCGTCATCTCGTGGGGCTCCAACGAGGGCACCATCGTCGAAGCGCTCGACTACCTCGACGACCTCGACGTGCGCGTGCTCTCCGTCCCGTACATCTTCCCGCGGCCCGACCTCACCGACGACGTGCAGGCCGCCGACGACGTCGTCGTCATCGAAGCCAACGCCACCGGCCAGTTCGCGAACGTCGTCGAACACGACACCCTCGAACGCGTCGACCGAATCAACAAGTACGACGGCGTCGACTTCAAGGCTGACGAACTCGCCGACGAAATCAAGCAGACCCTGGAGGCCTAA
- a CDS encoding FAD-dependent oxidoreductase: MDETAVSVRAVRDAGPDTVAVVFESPEGFEAEPGQFVQVFGEFDGEREGRFYTLSSPDVEETFEITVEVDPEGTLGPWLASRDSGDEVVFSGPFGDDYYEGEDSVVVLAGGPGVGPAVAVGERALADGADVTVVYQDDEPVHEDRLAALANAGARVVFVSDGVAAAVQSLTGSADAVPFVYGFAGFCEEAVDALDAAGFDVDAAKVESFGPAP; the protein is encoded by the coding sequence ATGGACGAGACAGCAGTTTCGGTCCGGGCGGTCCGCGACGCGGGCCCCGACACCGTCGCCGTGGTGTTCGAGAGCCCCGAGGGGTTCGAGGCCGAGCCCGGCCAGTTCGTACAGGTGTTCGGCGAGTTCGACGGCGAGCGCGAGGGGCGCTTCTACACGCTCTCCTCGCCGGACGTCGAGGAGACGTTCGAGATTACGGTCGAAGTAGACCCGGAGGGGACGCTGGGGCCGTGGCTGGCGTCCCGCGACTCCGGTGACGAGGTCGTCTTCTCGGGACCGTTCGGCGACGACTACTACGAAGGCGAGGATAGCGTCGTCGTGCTCGCGGGCGGGCCGGGCGTCGGGCCGGCGGTCGCGGTGGGCGAGCGCGCGCTCGCCGACGGCGCGGACGTCACCGTCGTCTACCAGGACGACGAACCCGTCCACGAGGACCGCCTCGCAGCGCTCGCGAACGCCGGCGCGCGCGTCGTCTTCGTCTCTGACGGCGTCGCGGCCGCGGTCCAGTCGCTCACCGGGTCCGCGGACGCCGTGCCGTTCGTCTACGGGTTCGCGGGGTTCTGCGAGGAGGCCGTGGACGCGCTCGACGCCGCCGGGTTCGATGTCGACGCCGCAAAAGTCGAGAGCTTCGGGCCCGCGCCGTAG
- a CDS encoding NUDIX hydrolase: MSSSGWDGVRRRLAALERDYGTFDVVEEETVVPRAVYTDCLQAAEAGSLGGARVVLRHDDEVLLVRYHDHPEAWDFPGGSTERGESPADTAKFRVHDDVGSTCTLTGVARVIEQSFALVEGGDGVTGLWVFFEGETSDAELSLSEDVLEARWFDAADPPDAVGPHVSAILSD; the protein is encoded by the coding sequence GTGTCGTCTAGTGGTTGGGACGGGGTTCGGCGACGGCTCGCCGCCCTCGAACGAGACTACGGGACGTTCGACGTCGTCGAGGAGGAGACGGTCGTCCCGCGTGCCGTCTACACTGACTGCCTGCAAGCGGCCGAAGCGGGGTCGCTGGGCGGCGCGCGGGTCGTCCTCCGCCACGACGACGAGGTGTTGCTCGTGCGCTACCACGACCACCCCGAAGCGTGGGACTTCCCCGGGGGGTCGACGGAGCGCGGCGAGTCCCCCGCGGACACGGCGAAGTTCCGCGTGCACGACGACGTCGGTTCGACGTGCACGCTGACGGGCGTCGCGCGCGTCATCGAGCAGTCGTTCGCGCTCGTGGAGGGCGGGGACGGCGTCACCGGCCTGTGGGTGTTCTTCGAGGGCGAAACCAGCGACGCGGAGCTCTCGCTGTCCGAGGACGTTCTGGAGGCGCGGTGGTTCGACGCCGCGGACCCGCCGGACGCCGTCGGCCCGCACGTCAGCGCGATTCTCTCCGATTAG
- the mce gene encoding methylmalonyl-CoA epimerase gives MHVDHIGVATDDADGLAALYETLFDAPAVHEETLDGLRVVFLELDENSYFELLEPVDADTDIGAYLDREGPGIHHVALATDDIDAALATAREAGVGLIDEEPREGAWGHEIAFLHPSDTGGALVEFVQH, from the coding sequence ATGCACGTCGACCACATCGGTGTCGCCACCGACGACGCCGACGGCCTCGCGGCGCTGTACGAGACGCTCTTCGACGCGCCCGCCGTCCACGAAGAAACGCTCGACGGCCTCCGAGTCGTCTTCCTCGAACTCGACGAGAACAGCTACTTCGAACTACTCGAACCGGTCGACGCAGACACCGACATCGGCGCGTACCTCGACCGCGAGGGACCGGGCATCCACCACGTCGCGCTCGCGACGGATGACATCGACGCCGCGCTCGCCACGGCACGCGAGGCGGGCGTCGGCCTCATCGACGAGGAACCACGAGAGGGTGCGTGGGGCCACGAAATTGCGTTCCTCCACCCCAGCGACACGGGCGGCGCGCTCGTGGAGTTCGTCCAGCACTAA
- a CDS encoding oxidoreductase — MFNDSGWTADELPDQSGRNVVVTGANSGIGYEATEAFAAHGAHVVLAVRSVDRGEDAKWEIEGEYPGASLTVHELDLADLDSVAAFADWYETTYDSLSVLANNAGVMAIPRSETADGFETQFGVNHLGHFALIGHLLGVLQRTSGQARVVTQSSMAHESGEIDFDDLQHEEEYDKWEAYGQSKLANVLFAYELDRRLRAANASVTSVACHPGFAATNLQLRGPEAEGSRLRLLAMKAANAVVAQSAEAGAWPLLYAATHPSIDGGEYVGPGGLLNMRGHPEEQQSSERSQDEATARRLWSVSEDLTGASVDLPAPGDD; from the coding sequence ATGTTCAACGACAGCGGCTGGACCGCCGACGAGCTGCCCGACCAGTCCGGGCGGAACGTCGTCGTGACGGGCGCGAACAGCGGCATCGGCTACGAGGCGACAGAAGCGTTCGCGGCACACGGCGCGCACGTCGTGCTGGCCGTCCGGAGCGTCGACCGTGGCGAGGACGCCAAATGGGAAATCGAGGGCGAGTACCCGGGCGCGTCACTGACCGTCCACGAACTCGACCTCGCGGACCTCGACTCCGTGGCGGCGTTCGCCGACTGGTACGAGACGACCTACGACTCGCTTTCCGTGCTCGCGAACAACGCGGGCGTGATGGCGATTCCGCGCTCGGAGACCGCGGACGGCTTCGAGACGCAGTTCGGCGTCAACCACCTCGGGCACTTCGCGCTCATCGGCCACTTGCTGGGCGTTCTGCAGCGGACGAGCGGTCAGGCGCGCGTCGTCACGCAGTCCAGTATGGCTCACGAGAGCGGGGAAATCGACTTCGACGACCTCCAGCACGAGGAGGAGTACGACAAGTGGGAGGCGTACGGCCAGTCGAAACTCGCGAACGTGCTGTTCGCGTACGAACTCGACCGCCGGCTGCGCGCCGCGAACGCGAGCGTCACCAGCGTCGCCTGCCACCCCGGGTTCGCCGCGACGAACCTCCAACTGCGCGGCCCCGAAGCCGAGGGGTCGCGGCTGCGCCTGCTCGCGATGAAAGCCGCCAACGCCGTCGTCGCACAGAGCGCCGAAGCGGGCGCGTGGCCACTCCTGTACGCTGCCACGCACCCGTCCATCGACGGTGGCGAGTACGTCGGCCCCGGTGGTTTGTTGAATATGCGCGGCCACCCCGAGGAGCAGCAGTCCAGCGAGCGCTCGCAGGACGAGGCGACCGCGCGCCGGCTCTGGTCGGTCTCCGAGGACCTCACCGGCGCCTCCGTCGACCTGCCCGCGCCGGGCGACGACTGA
- a CDS encoding acyl-CoA mutase large subunit family protein, producing the protein MFDDEDLAAIRESREEWEDDSLSPTLDRFGERKDEFRTDTGGQSVDPLYTPADVADLDYEEDLGFPGEDPYTRGVYPTMYRGRLWTMRQYAGFGTPEETNERFHYLLDQGQTGLSMAFDLPTQMGYDSDATMAQGEVGKSGVAIDTLRDFEKVFDGIPLDEVSTSMTINAPASVLLAMYIAVGDQQGVDREELRGTIQNDILKEYIARNTYIFPPEPSMRVITDIFEYCAAETPKFNTISISGYHIREAGATAAQEIAFTLGDGIEYVETALDAGLDVDEFAPQLSFFFNAHNNIFEEVAKFRAARRMWASIMEERFDAENSKSKQLKFHTQTAGSTLTAQQIDNNIVRVGYQALAAVLGGTQSLHTNGKDEALSIPTEESVRTALRTQQILAHESGAADTIDPLAGSYYVENLTDEVETEAREILDDVDSRGGMRQAVEDQWVQRQIQDVAFERQQEIEEKERVIVGVNEFEVEEDEPEVDIEEVTAEDERQKVEQVESVKDDRDEEAVEAALADLKDAAEGDENVMPYIVDAVKAYASVGEICNALRDVFGEHQPGAAL; encoded by the coding sequence ATGTTCGACGACGAGGACCTCGCGGCGATTCGCGAGTCCCGCGAGGAGTGGGAGGATGACTCCCTCTCGCCGACCCTCGACCGGTTCGGGGAGCGCAAGGACGAGTTCCGGACGGACACCGGCGGCCAGTCCGTCGACCCGCTCTACACGCCCGCGGACGTCGCGGACCTCGACTACGAGGAGGACCTCGGATTCCCGGGCGAGGACCCGTACACGCGCGGCGTCTATCCGACGATGTACCGGGGGCGGCTGTGGACGATGCGCCAGTATGCGGGCTTCGGGACACCCGAGGAGACCAACGAGCGCTTCCATTACCTCCTCGACCAGGGCCAGACCGGGCTGTCGATGGCGTTCGACCTCCCGACGCAGATGGGCTACGACTCCGACGCCACCATGGCCCAAGGCGAAGTCGGGAAGTCCGGCGTCGCCATCGACACGCTCCGGGACTTCGAGAAGGTCTTCGACGGCATCCCGCTGGACGAGGTGTCGACGTCGATGACCATCAACGCGCCCGCCAGCGTCCTGCTGGCGATGTACATCGCGGTCGGCGACCAGCAGGGCGTCGACCGGGAGGAGCTCCGGGGAACCATCCAGAACGACATCCTCAAGGAGTACATCGCGCGGAACACGTACATCTTCCCGCCGGAACCCTCGATGCGCGTCATCACGGACATCTTCGAGTACTGCGCAGCGGAGACGCCGAAGTTCAACACCATCTCCATCTCCGGCTACCACATCCGCGAAGCGGGCGCGACCGCGGCGCAAGAAATCGCGTTCACGCTCGGCGACGGCATCGAATACGTCGAGACGGCCCTGGACGCGGGCTTGGATGTCGACGAGTTCGCGCCCCAACTCTCGTTTTTCTTCAACGCTCACAACAACATCTTCGAGGAGGTCGCGAAGTTCCGTGCCGCGCGCCGCATGTGGGCGTCGATTATGGAGGAACGCTTCGACGCCGAGAATTCCAAGTCGAAGCAGTTGAAGTTCCACACGCAGACCGCGGGGTCGACGCTCACCGCCCAGCAGATAGACAACAACATCGTGCGCGTCGGCTACCAAGCACTGGCAGCCGTGCTCGGCGGGACGCAGAGCCTCCACACGAACGGGAAAGACGAGGCGCTCTCGATTCCCACCGAGGAATCTGTGCGGACCGCGCTACGGACCCAGCAGATTCTCGCCCACGAGTCCGGCGCGGCGGACACTATCGACCCGCTGGCGGGGAGTTACTACGTCGAGAACCTCACCGACGAGGTCGAAACGGAGGCACGCGAGATTCTCGACGACGTGGACTCACGCGGCGGGATGCGGCAGGCCGTCGAGGACCAGTGGGTGCAGCGCCAGATTCAGGACGTGGCGTTCGAGCGCCAGCAAGAGATAGAGGAGAAGGAGCGCGTCATCGTCGGCGTCAACGAATTCGAGGTCGAGGAGGACGAACCCGAGGTCGACATCGAGGAAGTCACCGCGGAAGACGAGCGGCAGAAAGTCGAGCAGGTCGAGTCCGTCAAGGACGACCGCGACGAGGAGGCCGTCGAGGCCGCGCTCGCCGACTTGAAAGACGCTGCCGAGGGCGACGAGAACGTGATGCCGTACATCGTGGACGCGGTGAAGGCGTACGCCAGCGTCGGCGAAATCTGTAACGCGCTCCGGGACGTGTTCGGCGAGCACCAGCCCGGCGCTGCGCTGTAG
- a CDS encoding GNAT family N-acetyltransferase → MYARDAKKHEEVWLLDRLDEFGFEDPAFRSRDYVLAIDEETNERAGFARLRVHAVDDEQVCEFTNIGVLADWRSRGVGAHLLEHLVEDARDQGFEAAYALTDEPEYLAQFGFERVPPSELPEPLPDRLDATQAYQPDAVPVFLDFAAFEIPERLRERFAESEAGDEESEPEEAAEDFGIDSDSATYKYDTGG, encoded by the coding sequence ATGTACGCCCGCGACGCGAAGAAACACGAGGAGGTGTGGTTGCTCGACCGCCTCGACGAGTTCGGGTTCGAGGACCCGGCGTTCCGCTCGCGGGACTACGTGCTCGCCATCGACGAGGAAACCAACGAGCGCGCGGGGTTCGCGCGCCTCCGCGTGCACGCCGTCGACGACGAGCAGGTCTGCGAGTTCACGAACATCGGCGTGCTGGCGGACTGGCGCAGCCGCGGCGTGGGCGCACACCTCCTCGAACACCTCGTCGAGGACGCCCGCGACCAGGGGTTCGAGGCGGCGTACGCGCTCACCGACGAACCCGAGTACCTCGCGCAGTTCGGCTTCGAGCGCGTGCCGCCGAGCGAGCTCCCGGAGCCGCTGCCGGACCGCCTCGACGCCACGCAGGCGTACCAGCCCGACGCGGTGCCGGTGTTCCTCGACTTCGCAGCGTTCGAGATTCCCGAGCGACTCCGCGAGCGCTTCGCGGAAAGCGAGGCCGGCGACGAGGAGAGCGAACCCGAGGAAGCCGCCGAGGACTTCGGCATCGACTCGGACTCGGCGACGTACAAGTACGACACGGGCGGGTGA
- a CDS encoding LolA family protein codes for MRPSGPSTDRGGVTTIVVVAAVAAVLVAGALWLVAAPGATSQPIGADASEQYASIDGVTATETTVVERGSRTSRTVAEVALRPGTDQRREVVVNESERYEVTVSNGSTMWFYDGDTNRAKRVPLSPTPNDAASRADRIERLFTALNVTQSDESTSASGPEVAPLPVVPDAASKPNASTDTALGVEYEGTTTVGNREAYVLHVSPQADGAAYEQTLLVDTQRFLVLEQRTERVDDGTPVSVRTTYTNVSFDPGLSADAFTFEPPANATVEHVDTPETTTYESAAALRESTNVSVPSPELPASFRPTYTSETTGDVHGVGLRYVNETGRITVAKYDRTFPADGDRTVSVGDHEAAVTYGPTASVSWNCEEYRYTVRGQDVPASVLVEVARSVGCE; via the coding sequence ATGAGGCCGAGCGGCCCCTCCACCGACCGCGGGGGCGTCACCACGATCGTAGTAGTCGCCGCCGTCGCCGCCGTACTCGTCGCCGGCGCGCTGTGGCTGGTCGCCGCGCCCGGAGCGACCAGCCAGCCGATCGGCGCGGACGCCAGCGAGCAGTACGCCAGCATCGACGGCGTCACTGCGACGGAGACGACGGTCGTCGAGCGTGGGAGCCGCACGAGCCGAACGGTCGCCGAGGTGGCGCTCCGGCCCGGGACAGACCAACGCCGCGAGGTGGTCGTGAACGAGAGCGAGCGCTACGAGGTGACGGTGTCGAACGGGTCGACGATGTGGTTCTACGACGGCGACACGAACCGCGCGAAGCGCGTACCCCTCTCGCCGACGCCGAACGACGCGGCCAGTCGCGCCGACCGCATCGAGCGGCTGTTCACTGCGCTGAACGTCACGCAGAGCGACGAGTCCACGAGCGCGTCCGGACCGGAAGTCGCGCCGCTGCCCGTCGTCCCGGACGCCGCCAGCAAGCCGAACGCGTCCACCGACACGGCGCTCGGCGTCGAGTACGAAGGCACGACGACAGTCGGCAACCGCGAGGCGTACGTCCTCCACGTCTCGCCGCAAGCCGACGGCGCGGCCTACGAGCAGACGCTGCTGGTGGACACCCAGCGGTTCTTGGTGCTCGAACAGCGCACCGAGCGGGTCGACGACGGGACGCCGGTCTCCGTGCGCACGACGTACACGAACGTCTCCTTCGACCCCGGGCTGAGCGCGGACGCGTTCACGTTCGAGCCACCCGCGAACGCGACCGTCGAACACGTCGACACGCCGGAGACGACGACCTACGAGAGCGCGGCGGCGCTCCGCGAGTCGACGAACGTCTCCGTACCCTCCCCGGAACTCCCGGCGTCGTTCCGGCCGACGTACACCTCCGAGACGACCGGCGACGTGCACGGCGTCGGCCTCCGGTACGTCAACGAGACCGGGCGCATCACGGTCGCGAAGTACGACCGGACGTTCCCCGCGGACGGCGACCGCACGGTTTCGGTGGGCGACCACGAGGCCGCGGTGACGTACGGCCCCACGGCGTCGGTGTCGTGGAACTGCGAGGAGTACCGGTACACGGTCCGCGGGCAGGACGTGCCCGCGTCGGTGCTCGTGGAGGTCGCGCGCTCGGTCGGCTGCGAGTGA